The window GGCTATCAAGCAGCTCGAAGACATTAACCGCACCCTGTCGGCGTCGTTGAAGCGGTACGACGCGGAGCTGTTGGGAACCTATGAGAAGGCCGGGCATGTGTTCTCGTCTGCCCTGGAATTTCTCGCGACGCTGGTCAACGGCGAGCACCGGCCAATGCCGGTATGCCGTGAAAGGTTTGCTGATTACATGGCGGTCAACCGTCCGTTTTTCAGCAAGTGGGGAGAAGTCGGCGAGCTGCGCACTTCGCACGGTATCCGCCGGTTCGGCATGTTGGAAATCAACGAGTATGACGACCGCACAGAACCCGGCCAGCTTAACGTGCTGCTGGAAAGCGATTTTGAGTTCATCCTGACGCACAGCTTTTCGACGCTCTCGCGTCATGCGGCGCTGGACTATCTCAAGCGTCACAAGCGGAACCTCATTGACGCCCGCGACGTGGCCGTGCGCCAGATTAACGAGATCGACGAGGCGATGGACCAGCTTGTATCCGGTCACTTCGTCATGGGTGAACACCATTGCACCATGACGGTTTTCGGTGACACGGTGCAGGAGGTTCGCGACCACCTGGCGAAAGCCAGCTCGGCCATGCTCGATGTGGCCGTGATGCCGAAGACCGTAGACCTGGCACTAGAGGCGGGCTATTGGGCGCAGCTTCCGGCTAACTGGTCATGGCGGCCCCGTCCGGCCCCGATTACGTCGCTCAACTACCTGTCGTTTTCACCGCTGCATAACTTCATGAGCGGGAAGCCAACCGGCAACCCGTGGGGGCCTGCGGTGACGATCCTCAAAACGGTGAGCGGCACGCCGCTTTACTTCAATTTCCACGCCTCGAAAGAGGACGAGGATTCGACCGATAAGCGGCTGCTCGGTAACACCATGATGATTGGTCAGTCGAGTTCCGGTAAAACCGTAACGCTTGGTTTCCTTCTGGCGCAATCGCAGAAGTTCAAGCCGACGGTCGTAGCGTTCGACAAAGACCGGGGCATGGAAATTGCCATTCGGGCGATGGGTGGGCGCTACCTCCCGCTCAAGATGGGCGAGCCTAGCGGGTTTAATCCGTTCCAGCTCGAACCAACGGCGGCGAATATGATTTTCCTCAAGTCGTTTGTCAAAAAGCTGGCTGCGGCAGGCGGTGAAATGATCACGCACCGCGACGAGGAAGAAATCGAAAAGGCGCTCGCGGCCATGATGAGCGAAAGCATAGACAAGCCGTTGCGCCGTCTCTCGATGCTGACGCAGTTCCTGCCGAACCCGATTAGCGATGACCACAACGCGCGGCCTACGGTCCACGCTCGCTTGTTGAAGTGGTGCCAGGGCGGGGAATACGGGTGGCTGTTCGACAATGAAACCGACGCTCTGAACCTCGACACGCACCGGCTTTATGGCTTCGACATTACCGAGTTCCTGGACAACCCGGACGCGCGCACGCCGGTCATGATGTACCTGCTGTTCCGTACGGAAAGCATGA is drawn from Pokkaliibacter sp. MBI-7 and contains these coding sequences:
- a CDS encoding VirB4 family type IV secretion/conjugal transfer ATPase, which gives rise to MGAMESRAVAESEIPVSQYLPYSHHVTENIISTKGAEYLSVWKIGGRSHQSASEDDVFTWVRELNNTLRGVASANLSIWSHVVRRRVYEYPESEFENSFCRNLDQKYQDSFTGYSLMVNDLYLTIVYRPVSDKVMSFFASRERETLPQKQERQSAAIKQLEDINRTLSASLKRYDAELLGTYEKAGHVFSSALEFLATLVNGEHRPMPVCRERFADYMAVNRPFFSKWGEVGELRTSHGIRRFGMLEINEYDDRTEPGQLNVLLESDFEFILTHSFSTLSRHAALDYLKRHKRNLIDARDVAVRQINEIDEAMDQLVSGHFVMGEHHCTMTVFGDTVQEVRDHLAKASSAMLDVAVMPKTVDLALEAGYWAQLPANWSWRPRPAPITSLNYLSFSPLHNFMSGKPTGNPWGPAVTILKTVSGTPLYFNFHASKEDEDSTDKRLLGNTMMIGQSSSGKTVTLGFLLAQSQKFKPTVVAFDKDRGMEIAIRAMGGRYLPLKMGEPSGFNPFQLEPTAANMIFLKSFVKKLAAAGGEMITHRDEEEIEKALAAMMSESIDKPLRRLSMLTQFLPNPISDDHNARPTVHARLLKWCQGGEYGWLFDNETDALNLDTHRLYGFDITEFLDNPDARTPVMMYLLFRTESMIDGRRFMYIFDEFWKPLQDEYFEDLAKNKQKTIRKQNGIFVFATQEPGDALESPIAKTLIQQCATGIFLANPKADYEDYTQGFKLTDAEFDLVRGLGEFSRRFLIKQGDSSAIAELNLSGFDDELLVLSGTPDNADMVEEIIQEVGDNPDVWVPLFIQRARAAAERS